The genomic DNA GGCCCGTGACGATGACGGCCGCCTGGTACACGTTTGCGACGGAACGAACCCTGAGCACGCCTCTGACCCCGCCCGGCTGGCAAGTCTGTCTGGCAAGTCTGTCGGGTTAATTCGCGCCGGACGACCGCTTTCCTTTTCCTTCCTTCTTCGTCTTTGCGGCCGTCTGAATCAGGCGCCGGACGTCCCGCAGCCAGGGTGCGAATGGCACGTGTCCGTCGAAGCGCGCGACCACGTCCACCCGTCCGCCCGCCGCGGAGAGGCCGTGGGTCAGGAGATCGACGCCGTGCGGGGCGGCAACCAGGCGAACGCCCGGCAGCTCGCGCGCGAGCGCGCGCATCATGGCGCCCCACTCCCACGACGTCCTCGCGGGCGACTCTACGACCGCGATGAGCCGCCCGCCGCTCACGCCGGCCACCATGGAGGCCACGGCGCGGATGACGCCCTCGAGGACCCCTTCGGCGTCTCCTTCGACGATCAACAGAACGCGCGTCTCACGATGGTGCCGGTAGCGAACCCAGAAATCCGCTACCGCGTACGCGAGGATGGCCGCGGCGAGCAGGAACCAGAGCAAACGAAAACCCTCCGATCGGTGGAGCCCCGATCGGAGGGTATGCGCAGAGCGGACTCGGTTAGGAGTTGGCCGGCGCGAGGTGCGCGCCGTAGCGCGCCGCGGCGCGGCGGACGTCCTCGACGCGGTCGAGCCGCTCCCACGGCAGGTCGAGGTCGGGCCGCCCAAAGTGGCCGTACGCGGCCAGCTGACGATAGATCGGCCGCCGCAGGTCGAAGTTGTGGATGATGGCCGCCGGACGCAGGTCGAAGACGTCCTGCACGATGCGGGCGAGCACGTCGTCCGGCAACGCCCCCGTGCCGTGCGAGTCGACCATGATGCTCACCGGCCGCGCGACGCCAATGGCGTACGCCACCTGCACCTCGCAGCGGCGCGCCAGGCCCGCCGCCACGAGATTCTTCGCCACGTGCCGCGCCGCGTACGCAGCGGAGCGATCCACCTTGGTGGGGTCCTTTCCGGAGAAGGCACCGCCGCCGTGCCGCGCGAACCCGCCGTACGTGTCCACGACGATCTTGCGGCCGGTGAGGCCGGAGTCCCCGTGCGGCCCGCCGACCACGAAGCGTCCGCTGGGATTCACCAGCAACCGGGTGCGCTCGTCCCAGAGATGCTCGGGAACGACGGCTTCGACGACCTCGCGGCGGATGTCGCGCTCGATCTGCTCGCGCGTCACGTCGGGCGCGTGCTGCGTCGAGACGACGATCGTGTCGACCCTCACCGGGCGGTCGTCCTCATACTCGACCGTCACCTGGGTCTTCCCGTCCGGAAGCAGGTACGGAACGATCCCCTCCTTGCGAACGGCGGCAAGGCGCCGCGCCAGACCGTGCGCGAGCGCGATGGGCATGGGCATGTACGTCTCCGTCTCGTCGCTGGCGTATCCGAACATGAGGCCCTGGTCGCCGGCGCCGATGGCCGAGAACTGGTCCTCGGCCTCCTTGCCTTCCCGCAGTTCCCAGGCGCGCGTCACGCCCTGCGCGATGTCGGGCGACTGCTCGTCGATGGCGGTGAGCACGGCGCACGTGTCGGCGTCGAAACCGTACTTCGCCCGCGTGTAGCCGATGTCGCGGATGACCTGGCGGACGATGGCGGGGATGTCCACGTAGCAGTTGCAGGTCAGCTCGCCGAACACGAGGATGAGCCCCGTGGTCAGCGACGCCTCGATCGCGACGCGCGCTTCAGGGTCGAGTTCGATG from Clostridia bacterium includes the following:
- a CDS encoding methionine adenosyltransferase, whose product is MTEATKSRRLFTSESVTEGHPDKMADQVADAILDAVIELDPEARVAIEASLTTGLILVFGELTCNCYVDIPAIVRQVIRDIGYTRAKYGFDADTCAVLTAIDEQSPDIAQGVTRAWELREGKEAEDQFSAIGAGDQGLMFGYASDETETYMPMPIALAHGLARRLAAVRKEGIVPYLLPDGKTQVTVEYEDDRPVRVDTIVVSTQHAPDVTREQIERDIRREVVEAVVPEHLWDERTRLLVNPSGRFVVGGPHGDSGLTGRKIVVDTYGGFARHGGGAFSGKDPTKVDRSAAYAARHVAKNLVAAGLARRCEVQVAYAIGVARPVSIMVDSHGTGALPDDVLARIVQDVFDLRPAAIIHNFDLRRPIYRQLAAYGHFGRPDLDLPWERLDRVEDVRRAAARYGAHLAPANS